One stretch of Chryseobacterium fluminis DNA includes these proteins:
- a CDS encoding DUF7619 domain-containing protein: MKKIYFVIFLVIFAVYQAQIVNIPDPTFKAKLLSANTTTNNQIASNSAGQYIKIDANSNGEIEVSEAANVKFLTISGSSTMINDLTGIQSFSNLSSLTLFGIGANTVNVSGMSALNYLTIQAMNNLTTLDITNCSILENLSISSGSALTSLNLASPSLKNITLFGGNLNQLDVTNCPALVGLSIQATKITNLNLSNLANLKNVNLLSNSQLQNINFQGSTKLYSISVSSCGISSINVANLPELWKLECSNNPGLSAVSATNCAALQRLVLNYNNILTGLTANNLPSLVILDLFKNNFSTINTSSLGSLQLLRCDENKLQTLDLSQNTALTQLQCTKNLLQSLDVSHNPLLWNLDCGYNPNLQNINIKSGTPNPPGNISINNLPQLKFICCDDDKVSYISSMANTYGYNNLVINSYCSFVPGGTFYTIQGNTKYDSNNNGCDVNDMNKAFQKFSIDNGTVSAGLIANSSGNHSIAVGAGSHTVTPILENPAYFTVSPVSVTADFPAQSSPLSQNFCISANGNHNDLEVMIIPVTAAAPGFDAEYKIIYKNKGTGLQSGSIVLNFNDDLMNFLTATVAPNTQSTGILTWNFVNLLPFEQKEIITTFKLNTPTATPPLNGNDVLHYTAQVNGATDETPSDDIFTLNQTVVNSFDPNDKTCLEGTFITQTKVGDYVHYLIRFENTGTANARNIVVKDVIDTSKFDISSLVALHGSHNFVTRITNPNTVEFIFENIQLPFNDADNDGYVSFKMKTKSTLAVGDSFSNTANIYFDYNAPIITNTYTTNVQNVLATAEINSKANAVSVYPNPVQDILFIKSKDPVIKAEIYDAAGRILKSVSVKDHSVNVSELAKGNYIIRLSTKDQTIIEKFIKK, encoded by the coding sequence ATGAAAAAAATCTACTTCGTCATCTTCCTGGTGATCTTTGCTGTGTATCAGGCGCAGATTGTGAATATTCCTGATCCTACCTTTAAGGCGAAACTTTTATCTGCCAACACCACTACCAATAACCAGATCGCTTCAAACAGCGCCGGGCAGTACATCAAAATTGACGCCAACAGCAATGGAGAAATAGAAGTGTCGGAAGCGGCCAATGTTAAATTCCTTACCATTTCAGGATCTTCTACAATGATCAATGATCTTACAGGAATTCAGAGTTTTTCCAATCTCAGCAGCCTTACCTTATTCGGTATCGGAGCGAACACTGTCAATGTAAGCGGAATGAGCGCTCTGAATTATCTGACGATTCAGGCCATGAATAATTTAACAACACTGGATATTACCAATTGTTCGATTCTTGAGAATTTAAGCATCTCCAGTGGTTCAGCGCTTACTTCTTTAAATCTGGCTTCCCCTTCACTGAAAAATATAACTTTATTCGGTGGAAACCTCAATCAGCTGGATGTTACGAATTGTCCTGCCCTGGTAGGCCTTTCTATACAGGCCACAAAGATTACCAATCTTAATTTATCAAACCTAGCAAATCTTAAGAATGTAAATCTTTTGAGCAATAGTCAGCTGCAGAATATCAATTTTCAGGGTTCTACTAAGCTTTATTCGATTTCGGTATCCAGTTGTGGTATTTCAAGTATAAATGTAGCGAACCTTCCTGAACTCTGGAAACTTGAATGTTCCAATAATCCTGGCTTAAGTGCGGTAAGTGCCACTAATTGCGCGGCTCTCCAGAGACTGGTCCTGAATTACAACAATATTCTTACGGGCTTAACTGCCAATAATCTTCCAAGCCTGGTAATTTTAGATCTGTTTAAGAATAATTTCAGTACAATAAATACTTCGTCTTTAGGTTCATTACAGCTACTGAGATGTGACGAGAACAAGCTTCAGACGTTAGATCTGAGCCAAAATACGGCCCTTACCCAACTGCAGTGCACCAAAAACCTGCTTCAGTCGCTGGACGTCAGTCATAATCCCCTACTCTGGAATTTAGACTGTGGTTACAACCCTAATTTACAAAATATTAACATAAAAAGCGGCACTCCAAATCCTCCGGGAAATATCAGCATCAACAATCTTCCTCAATTGAAGTTTATCTGTTGTGATGATGACAAAGTAAGTTATATATCAAGCATGGCCAATACCTATGGTTATAATAACCTGGTGATTAATTCTTACTGTTCTTTTGTACCGGGCGGAACTTTCTATACGATCCAGGGAAACACAAAATATGACAGCAATAACAATGGCTGTGATGTTAATGACATGAATAAAGCTTTTCAGAAGTTCAGTATTGATAACGGGACAGTGTCTGCGGGTTTAATTGCCAATAGTTCAGGAAATCATTCTATTGCTGTGGGAGCAGGTTCTCATACCGTAACCCCGATCCTTGAGAATCCTGCTTATTTTACGGTTTCACCAGTGAGCGTGACCGCAGATTTTCCGGCACAAAGCAGTCCGCTGTCACAGAATTTCTGTATCTCAGCCAACGGGAACCATAATGATCTGGAAGTTATGATCATTCCGGTGACTGCTGCAGCCCCAGGTTTTGATGCAGAATATAAAATCATTTACAAAAATAAAGGAACGGGTCTGCAATCTGGAAGTATTGTTTTGAATTTTAACGACGACCTGATGAATTTCCTGACCGCTACCGTAGCTCCTAATACACAATCTACCGGAATTTTAACCTGGAATTTTGTCAATCTGCTTCCTTTTGAACAAAAAGAGATCATCACAACGTTCAAATTAAATACGCCTACTGCTACGCCGCCTTTAAACGGTAACGATGTTCTTCATTATACGGCACAGGTAAACGGGGCAACGGATGAAACTCCTTCGGATGATATTTTTACTTTGAACCAGACTGTAGTCAATTCCTTCGACCCGAATGACAAAACCTGTCTGGAAGGAACCTTCATTACCCAGACAAAGGTGGGAGATTATGTTCATTATTTAATCCGATTTGAAAATACAGGAACTGCCAACGCCAGAAATATCGTTGTGAAAGATGTGATTGACACGTCAAAATTTGATATCTCGAGTTTGGTTGCATTACACGGAAGTCACAATTTTGTCACAAGAATTACAAATCCGAATACGGTAGAATTTATCTTTGAAAACATTCAGCTTCCATTTAATGATGCAGATAATGACGGCTATGTTTCATTTAAGATGAAGACAAAATCTACTTTAGCTGTCGGCGACAGCTTCAGCAATACAGCCAACATTTATTTCGATTACAATGCTCCGATTATCACCAATACCTATACGACAAATGTTCAGAATGTATTGGCAACAGCTGAAATAAACAGCAAAGCCAATGCAGTTTCTGTTTATCCGAACCCGGTACAGGATATTTTATTCATCAAATCAAAAGACCCGGTAATCAAAGCTGAAATTTACGATGCAGCAGGAAGAATTTTAAAATCTGTAAGCGTAAAAGATCACTCGGTAAATGTTTCTGAACTTGCTAAAGGAAATTATATAATCAGATTATCCACGAAAGATCAGACAATCATTGAAAAGTTTATAAAAAAATAA
- the ligA gene encoding NAD-dependent DNA ligase LigA yields the protein MSDNIQQKIEDLRKELHQHNENYYLLDTPTISDYDFDMLLEELRELEAKHPEFFDENSPSVRVGGGITKVFPTIRHDFRMYSLDNSYDFDDLEDWEKRIIKTIDDPVEFVAELKYDGASISILYENGKLVQAVTRGDGFQGDEITSNVRTISDIPLKLKGDFPQHFFMRGEIYLTRKNFDKINKQREEEGLDPFMNPRNTASGSLKMQDSAEVRKRALSSVLYQYISEEVPAETHWELLEKAHGWGFKISQQAKLCRTLNEVKEFINFWDVERHNLPFEIDGIVLKVNSLKQQRQLGYTAKSPRWAMAYKFKAEKVETELQSVSYQVGRTGAITPVANLKPILLAGTIVKRASLHNEDIIKKLDLHENDFVYVEKGGEIIPKIVGVNTEKRTDESKEIEYIKNCPECGTELIKIVDQAIHFCPNDLHCPPQVVGRMIHYVSRKALNIENLGSETIEQLYRERLIENPADFYALTKEQLLPLERMAEKSAQNIISGIEKSKEIPFEKVLYGIGIKHVGETVAKKLVKNFSTIDELKMATVEELCQVEDIGTKIAVSIVEFFANSENILMLERLKSYGVQLEKGESTNEVLSHVLEGKTFLFTGKLSLFTREAAEDMVEKHGGKNISAVSKNLNFLVVGEKAGSKLKKAQGIGTIEILDEQQFLDLIEKQ from the coding sequence ATGTCCGACAATATTCAACAAAAAATAGAAGACCTCCGCAAAGAGCTTCATCAGCATAATGAAAACTATTACCTTCTGGATACGCCTACCATTTCAGATTATGATTTTGATATGCTGCTGGAGGAACTCCGCGAACTGGAAGCCAAACATCCTGAATTCTTTGATGAGAACTCGCCGAGTGTACGGGTAGGCGGAGGAATAACGAAGGTTTTCCCGACGATCCGGCACGATTTCAGAATGTATTCTCTGGACAACTCTTATGATTTTGATGATCTTGAAGACTGGGAAAAAAGAATCATTAAAACCATCGATGATCCTGTGGAGTTTGTCGCTGAATTAAAATATGACGGGGCTTCTATCTCTATTTTATATGAAAACGGAAAACTGGTACAGGCCGTTACCCGTGGAGATGGATTTCAGGGTGATGAAATTACATCCAACGTACGGACAATTTCAGATATTCCACTGAAACTGAAAGGTGATTTTCCGCAACATTTCTTTATGCGCGGTGAGATCTATTTAACCAGAAAAAATTTCGACAAAATCAATAAACAACGGGAGGAAGAAGGCTTAGACCCATTTATGAATCCAAGAAATACCGCAAGCGGAAGTTTAAAAATGCAGGACAGTGCTGAGGTAAGGAAAAGAGCACTGTCATCGGTATTATATCAGTATATTTCGGAAGAGGTACCCGCAGAAACCCATTGGGAATTATTGGAAAAAGCTCACGGCTGGGGCTTTAAAATTTCCCAGCAGGCTAAATTATGCAGAACACTGAACGAGGTTAAAGAATTTATTAATTTCTGGGATGTCGAAAGGCATAACCTGCCTTTTGAGATTGACGGTATCGTACTGAAAGTAAACTCATTGAAACAGCAGAGACAATTGGGCTATACTGCGAAATCCCCGCGCTGGGCCATGGCTTATAAATTTAAAGCGGAAAAGGTGGAAACGGAGCTGCAAAGTGTTTCATATCAGGTCGGAAGAACCGGAGCCATCACTCCTGTTGCCAACCTGAAACCTATCTTACTGGCCGGAACCATAGTAAAAAGAGCCTCCCTGCACAATGAGGATATCATTAAAAAACTGGATCTTCATGAAAATGATTTCGTGTATGTGGAAAAAGGCGGTGAAATTATCCCCAAAATTGTTGGCGTCAATACCGAAAAAAGAACAGACGAAAGCAAAGAAATCGAATATATCAAAAACTGTCCTGAATGTGGTACGGAACTGATAAAAATTGTAGATCAGGCGATCCACTTCTGTCCGAATGATCTTCACTGCCCGCCACAGGTGGTGGGAAGAATGATTCATTATGTGTCCAGAAAGGCATTAAATATTGAAAATTTAGGAAGCGAAACCATCGAACAGCTGTACAGAGAACGACTGATTGAAAACCCTGCCGATTTTTATGCCCTAACGAAAGAGCAGCTTCTTCCCCTGGAAAGAATGGCTGAAAAATCGGCACAAAACATCATTTCAGGGATCGAAAAATCAAAAGAGATCCCTTTTGAAAAAGTATTATACGGAATCGGAATAAAACACGTCGGGGAAACGGTGGCTAAGAAATTGGTAAAAAACTTTTCGACCATCGATGAGCTTAAAATGGCCACCGTGGAAGAACTTTGCCAGGTGGAAGATATCGGAACAAAAATCGCTGTGAGTATCGTTGAGTTTTTCGCCAATTCCGAGAATATTCTCATGCTTGAACGATTAAAATCCTATGGGGTACAGCTTGAAAAAGGCGAAAGCACCAATGAAGTTTTATCTCATGTTTTAGAGGGAAAAACATTCCTTTTCACCGGAAAACTTTCTTTATTCACTAGGGAAGCAGCAGAAGATATGGTAGAAAAGCATGGCGGAAAAAACATCTCTGCCGTTTCTAAAAACCTTAACTTCCTGGTCGTGGGAGAAAAGGCAGGAAGCAAACTGAAAAAAGCCCAGGGTATCGGGACCATCGAAATCCTCGATGAACAGCAGTTTCTGGATCTGATAGAAAAACAATAA